The following proteins are co-located in the Gloeocapsa sp. PCC 7428 genome:
- a CDS encoding NB-ARC domain-containing protein codes for MNSEEALAIVQTLAEEPLSKLQASVFRYAWEEQPYQEIAKQLGYEVGYLKQTGSQLWQVLSRAFGEKVSKSNVQLVLKRKARELTAECVGDSISNLKCDWGNAPDVSVFYGRNAELATLEQWIMRDRCRWVGLYGMGGIGKTCLAVKLAREIQSDFEYIIWRSLRNAPPILDLLADLIQFLSQQRETDLPNTLDSCILQLLQYLRAHRCLLILDNGETILRSPSTDEAYTQLFKSIAQTHHQSTLVLTSREKPNSIAVEEGENLPVRSLRLSGLNESAIKKIFDTKGFFTASHPEWKLLIEHYAGNPLALKIVAAGIQNFFDSSISNFLEVLPQGAIVFGDIRDLLASQINHLPELELHILYWLAINREPVTLSELKTDISSQIALGELLDAIAGLERKCLVDKVAPTLSENGKFTLQPVVMEYVTDRLIHQIYEEINHKTIHLFNSHALIKATTKDYIRETQKRLILQPITDKLINNNSKANLETKFQQILCNLRNKPQRVAGYAGGNILNILCYLQTDLSSWDFSQISIWQAYLCCSNLQQVNFTSAHFAKSVFTDTFSQVLSVAFSPDGKLLATGDVNHEIHVWQVTDGKQVLTCKVDAGWLWCVAFSPNGRHLASSANCTVNLWDVQTGECIKSFPGYTDRVFSVAFSPDGRMLASGSEDRLVRVWDIKTGELLHTFAGHTDEVRSVAFAPQHYAHSHHGGLLASGSFDGTVRVWNIDTGECLKLAEHQQKVWSVAFSPDGSIIASGSSDRTIKLWDVRTGTSIKTITAHSQQIRTVAFSGDGQTLASGSDDQSVRIWNYHTGEVLRVLKGHTSWISTVAFSPNHYLLASSSEDRSVRLWDSRNNFCLKTLQGHSNGVWCVAFSPDGTQLASGSQDRLIRLWDTTTGKHLGSLQGHTSWIWSVAFHPEGNVLASGSEDRTIRLWDTQTRQHLTTLKGHADAVFAVIFSPDGKTLFSGSLDGTIRLWNIQQQTCHPWQGHRGGVWSIALSLDGTLLASGSQDQTIKLWDVQTGCCIKTLSGHTSWIRACAISCDRQYLVSGSADGVIKVWQIETGQCIQTLQAHQGPVLSIVFDPSGENFATCGTDAVIKLWQWHPTCTISKTLHGHSKWVRFLAYNSDGLLASCSQDETIKLWNFNGDRNLTHKTLQVPRPYEGMNITDAQGLTEATMTTLKTLGAIDSNTLAGVREQGQQLVGVMLLSSTVS; via the coding sequence ATGAATAGTGAAGAAGCACTAGCGATTGTCCAAACTTTAGCTGAAGAACCTTTAAGTAAGCTGCAAGCTTCTGTATTTCGTTATGCATGGGAAGAACAGCCGTATCAAGAAATTGCCAAACAACTTGGTTATGAAGTTGGTTATCTCAAGCAAACCGGTTCGCAGTTATGGCAAGTTCTCAGTCGTGCTTTTGGGGAAAAAGTTTCTAAAAGTAACGTGCAGTTAGTTCTCAAGCGCAAAGCCAGAGAGTTGACTGCTGAATGCGTAGGCGATTCCATCTCAAATCTCAAATGCGATTGGGGTAACGCTCCTGATGTTTCAGTTTTTTATGGTAGAAATGCAGAATTAGCAACACTCGAACAATGGATTATGCGCGATCGCTGTCGTTGGGTTGGCTTGTATGGGATGGGTGGAATTGGTAAAACCTGTCTCGCAGTCAAGTTAGCGCGCGAAATTCAAAGTGATTTCGAGTACATCATCTGGCGCAGTTTGCGGAATGCACCACCGATTTTAGACTTATTGGCAGATTTAATCCAATTTCTGTCACAGCAACGCGAAACGGATTTACCAAATACGCTTGATAGTTGCATTTTACAGTTATTGCAATACTTACGCGCGCATCGCTGTTTATTGATTCTCGATAATGGCGAGACAATCCTGCGATCGCCTTCTACTGACGAAGCGTACACTCAGTTATTCAAATCTATTGCCCAAACTCACCATCAAAGTACACTAGTCCTCACAAGTCGCGAAAAGCCTAACTCAATTGCGGTGGAAGAAGGAGAAAATTTACCCGTGCGATCGCTACGACTTTCAGGTTTAAATGAAAGTGCGATCAAAAAAATCTTTGATACTAAAGGTTTTTTCACTGCATCGCATCCCGAATGGAAGCTACTCATCGAGCATTATGCCGGTAATCCTTTAGCTTTAAAAATTGTTGCTGCGGGTATTCAGAATTTTTTTGATAGTAGTATCAGCAACTTTTTAGAAGTTCTACCTCAAGGTGCTATCGTTTTTGGTGATATCCGAGATTTACTTGCAAGTCAAATCAATCACTTACCAGAATTAGAATTACATATTCTGTACTGGTTAGCAATTAACCGAGAACCTGTAACTTTATCTGAACTCAAAACAGATATTAGTTCACAGATAGCTTTAGGTGAATTATTAGATGCGATCGCTGGTTTAGAAAGAAAATGCCTCGTTGATAAAGTTGCACCTACGCTAAGCGAAAATGGCAAGTTTACACTACAACCTGTCGTTATGGAATATGTTACCGATCGCTTAATTCATCAAATCTATGAAGAAATTAATCATAAAACCATACATTTGTTTAATTCACACGCGCTGATTAAAGCAACGACAAAAGATTACATACGCGAAACACAAAAGCGTTTAATACTCCAACCAATTACAGATAAATTAATTAATAATAATAGTAAAGCCAACCTAGAAACAAAATTTCAACAAATTCTCTGCAACTTGCGTAACAAACCTCAACGAGTAGCTGGGTACGCAGGCGGCAATATACTGAATATACTTTGCTATCTACAAACCGATCTAAGCAGTTGGGATTTTTCGCAAATCAGTATTTGGCAAGCATACTTGTGTTGCAGCAATTTACAACAAGTTAATTTCACCTCAGCCCACTTTGCTAAATCTGTTTTTACTGATACTTTTAGTCAAGTTTTATCGGTTGCTTTTAGTCCTGATGGTAAGTTACTTGCAACAGGCGATGTCAACCATGAAATTCACGTCTGGCAAGTCACTGACGGAAAACAAGTACTTACTTGTAAAGTCGATGCAGGTTGGTTGTGGTGTGTTGCTTTTAGTCCTAATGGTCGCCACTTAGCAAGTAGCGCTAACTGTACCGTGAATTTGTGGGATGTCCAGACAGGAGAATGCATTAAATCATTTCCAGGGTACACCGACCGCGTATTTTCTGTTGCGTTTAGTCCTGATGGTCGAATGCTAGCAAGTGGTAGTGAAGATCGCTTAGTACGAGTTTGGGATATTAAAACGGGTGAATTGTTGCATACTTTTGCTGGACATACGGATGAAGTGCGTTCAGTTGCTTTTGCACCGCAACACTATGCACATAGCCATCACGGAGGATTGTTAGCAAGTGGTAGTTTTGACGGTACTGTGCGCGTTTGGAATATAGATACAGGCGAGTGTTTGAAACTTGCGGAACATCAACAGAAAGTGTGGTCTGTAGCGTTTAGTCCTGATGGTAGTATCATTGCGAGTGGCAGTAGCGATCGCACAATCAAACTTTGGGATGTTCGCACAGGAACAAGTATTAAAACCATTACTGCACACTCGCAGCAAATTCGCACCGTTGCGTTTAGCGGTGATGGGCAAACGCTAGCAAGCGGTAGTGACGATCAATCGGTCAGGATCTGGAATTATCATACAGGTGAGGTTTTACGAGTTCTTAAAGGACATACGAGTTGGATATCGACAGTTGCATTTAGTCCCAATCATTACTTATTGGCTAGTAGCAGTGAAGATCGATCCGTGCGTTTGTGGGATAGCCGCAATAACTTTTGTCTGAAGACTTTGCAAGGGCATAGTAATGGTGTTTGGTGCGTTGCTTTTAGTCCCGATGGTACGCAGCTTGCGAGTGGTTCTCAGGATCGCTTGATTCGCTTGTGGGATACAACAACAGGTAAGCATTTGGGTAGCTTACAAGGACATACTAGCTGGATTTGGTCGGTAGCTTTCCATCCTGAGGGAAATGTCTTAGCAAGTGGTAGCGAAGACCGCACAATTAGATTATGGGATACTCAGACACGACAACATTTAACAACGCTCAAAGGACACGCTGATGCAGTGTTTGCTGTGATATTTAGCCCTGATGGTAAAACACTGTTTAGCGGTAGTCTCGACGGAACGATTAGACTTTGGAACATACAACAACAAACGTGTCATCCTTGGCAAGGACATCGCGGCGGTGTTTGGTCAATTGCTTTAAGCTTAGATGGAACGCTACTAGCAAGTGGTAGTCAAGATCAAACGATTAAACTTTGGGATGTTCAAACAGGTTGCTGCATTAAGACGCTATCCGGACATACGAGTTGGATTCGTGCGTGTGCCATAAGTTGCGATCGCCAATATCTTGTCAGTGGTAGTGCTGACGGCGTGATTAAAGTTTGGCAAATCGAAACAGGGCAATGCATTCAAACGCTACAAGCGCATCAGGGTCCAGTATTATCAATTGTTTTTGATCCTAGTGGCGAGAACTTTGCAACGTGTGGCACTGATGCAGTCATCAAACTTTGGCAATGGCATCCTACCTGTACAATCTCAAAGACTCTACACGGACATAGTAAATGGGTCAGGTTTTTAGCTTATAATTCGGATGGACTTCTTGCAAGTTGTAGTCAAGACGAAACAATCAAACTTTGGAATTTTAATGGCGATCGCAATCTCACTCACAAAACGCTACAAGTTCCTAGACCTTACGAAGGCATGAATATTACTGATGCTCAAGGCTTGACAGAAGCGACTATGACTACACTAAAAACATTGGGTGCTATCGATTCAAATACTTTAGCAGGCGTCAGAGAGCAGGGTCAACAACTAGTTGGCGTCATGCTTCTATCCTCTACAGTGTCCTAA